A genomic stretch from Caulobacter sp. FWC2 includes:
- a CDS encoding cytochrome c family protein, whose protein sequence is MRTVAAGPSAWPAALAMTMGLLVLALLAGAVSLVVQKRQSNVEKTRAAAAMTGGDPQAGLTAMARHGCGACHQVPGLPQADGRVGPSLDKVATRAFIGGSLPNQPAAMARFVAQPQHLQPQGGMPDMPVTPGEARDIAAYLYTLR, encoded by the coding sequence ATGCGCACGGTAGCCGCTGGTCCCTCCGCCTGGCCCGCGGCGCTGGCCATGACCATGGGTCTGCTGGTCCTGGCGCTCTTGGCCGGGGCCGTCTCCCTGGTCGTGCAAAAGCGCCAGTCCAATGTCGAAAAGACCCGCGCCGCCGCGGCCATGACCGGCGGCGATCCCCAGGCTGGCCTGACGGCGATGGCCCGCCATGGCTGCGGCGCCTGTCATCAGGTCCCCGGCCTGCCCCAAGCCGATGGGCGCGTGGGCCCGTCCCTGGACAAGGTCGCCACGCGCGCCTTCATCGGCGGGTCGCTGCCCAACCAGCCGGCCGCGATGGCGCGGTTCGTCGCCCAGCCGCAACATCTCCAGCCCCAAGGCGGCATGCCGGACATGCCCGTCACGCCGGGCGAAGCGCGCGACATCGCCGCCTATCTCTACACGTTGCGCTGA
- the fdhD gene encoding formate dehydrogenase accessory sulfurtransferase FdhD: MTIALPDPRGARPLPVLQVIDGKAAAATRWTPEEVAVALVHDAGTTAVMMATPSDIEDLAIGFSLTEGIIESPAEIARLEVVSTDLGVEARLWLVAARSAKLASRRRSLAGPTGCGLCGVDSLKAVARPLPKAGGDLRLTAQDVQAALKTLSERQDLGRATRAAHAAAWWTPGEGLVMAREDVGRHNALDKLAGALAQDPIARAPGAVVLTSRVSIEMVQKAAMIGAEAIVAISAPTALAVEAADQAGITLVAIARDDGFMVFSHPQRLVGLGRDPNGDAVTLVRSAR; the protein is encoded by the coding sequence ATGACGATCGCTCTGCCCGACCCCCGTGGGGCGCGCCCCCTCCCTGTTCTCCAGGTCATCGACGGCAAGGCCGCCGCCGCCACCCGATGGACGCCCGAGGAGGTGGCCGTCGCCCTGGTTCACGACGCGGGGACGACGGCGGTGATGATGGCCACGCCAAGCGACATCGAGGACTTGGCCATCGGTTTTAGCCTGACCGAAGGGATCATCGAGTCTCCAGCCGAGATCGCCCGCCTGGAGGTGGTCAGCACCGATCTTGGCGTTGAGGCGCGCCTGTGGCTGGTCGCGGCGCGGTCGGCGAAACTGGCGAGCCGTCGTCGCAGCCTGGCCGGGCCGACGGGCTGTGGCCTGTGCGGCGTCGACAGCCTCAAAGCCGTCGCGCGGCCCTTGCCCAAGGCCGGAGGCGACCTTCGCCTGACGGCGCAGGACGTCCAGGCCGCGCTGAAGACCCTGTCGGAGCGGCAGGACCTGGGAAGGGCCACCCGCGCGGCGCACGCCGCGGCCTGGTGGACGCCGGGCGAGGGCCTGGTCATGGCGCGCGAGGATGTCGGCCGCCATAACGCCCTGGACAAGCTGGCCGGCGCCCTGGCCCAAGACCCGATCGCGCGTGCGCCCGGCGCCGTGGTCCTGACGAGCCGGGTTTCGATCGAAATGGTCCAGAAGGCGGCGATGATCGGCGCGGAGGCCATCGTGGCGATCTCCGCGCCCACCGCCCTGGCGGTCGAGGCCGCCGACCAGGCGGGGATCACCCTGGTGGCGATCGCGCGGGACGACGGGTTCATGGTCTTCAGCCATCCCCAGCGGCTGGTCGGCCTGGGCCGCGACCCGAACGGCGACGCTGTCACCCTTGTCAGGAGCGCGCGATGA
- a CDS encoding cytochrome c oxidase assembly protein, producing MSDRPWRPYCGPGPTPGELLGRWNLDPLLLAGLVGLAVLMWSATRGAPRRRRWALAALTLLIVTFVSPLCALSSALFAARTAHHILLVALAAPLLALSCPPARAKLPLSALTVLHIAILWAWHIPAAYSAALADTLVYAAMQVSLLGSAVLFWRAAWAARPWPGALAFTAAMMQMGLLGALITLAPFALYAPHLATTAAWGVSPLEDQQLAGLIMWIPAGGIYLAAAVASARRALVSRPTEAKPLAAGTFARPAIDEG from the coding sequence ATGAGCGACCGTCCATGGCGACCCTATTGCGGCCCGGGGCCAACGCCCGGCGAGCTTCTAGGGCGCTGGAACCTTGATCCGTTGCTGCTGGCCGGCCTGGTCGGTCTTGCGGTCCTGATGTGGTCGGCGACGCGCGGCGCGCCGCGGCGGCGGCGATGGGCCTTGGCGGCCTTGACGCTCCTGATCGTCACCTTCGTGTCGCCGCTCTGCGCCTTGAGCTCGGCGCTGTTCGCGGCCCGCACGGCGCACCACATCCTGCTGGTCGCGCTGGCCGCGCCGCTTCTGGCGCTGTCCTGTCCTCCGGCCCGCGCAAAGCTGCCGCTGTCGGCCCTGACGGTCCTGCACATCGCGATCCTGTGGGCGTGGCACATCCCCGCCGCCTATTCGGCGGCCCTGGCCGACACCCTGGTCTATGCGGCGATGCAGGTCTCGCTGCTCGGCTCGGCGGTGCTGTTCTGGCGGGCGGCCTGGGCGGCGCGGCCTTGGCCGGGCGCCTTGGCCTTCACCGCGGCCATGATGCAGATGGGCCTCTTGGGCGCCCTGATCACTCTGGCTCCTTTCGCCCTTTATGCGCCGCATCTGGCGACCACGGCGGCCTGGGGCGTGTCGCCGCTTGAGGACCAGCAATTGGCGGGGCTGATCATGTGGATCCCGGCCGGCGGGATCTATCTGGCCGCCGCCGTCGCCTCGGCGCGCAGGGCGCTCGTCTCGCGGCCGACCGAGGCCAAGCCGCTGGCGGCGGGGACCTTCGCCCGCCCCGCCATCGACGAGGGGTGA
- a CDS encoding hemerythrin domain-containing protein → MATTAKTKAKLKSARAATKAQAAPKTRGPDAIALLEADHREVEDYFETYESLTDATEKKALADKICLALKVHTQIEEEFFYPPAREKTGDGDLIDEAVVEHMGAKTLIAQIEAGLPGQPLYDAKVKVLGEQVRHHVEEEEQELFPEVRATDLDLDALGAKLAARKAELMAALAPPPPAA, encoded by the coding sequence ATGGCCACGACGGCGAAGACCAAAGCCAAGCTTAAATCCGCGCGCGCCGCCACCAAGGCGCAAGCCGCGCCGAAGACCCGCGGACCCGACGCGATAGCCTTGCTGGAGGCTGATCACCGCGAGGTCGAAGACTATTTCGAGACCTATGAAAGCTTGACCGATGCGACCGAAAAGAAAGCCTTGGCCGACAAGATCTGCCTGGCGCTGAAGGTCCACACCCAGATCGAGGAAGAATTCTTCTATCCGCCGGCCCGCGAGAAGACCGGCGACGGCGACCTGATCGACGAGGCCGTCGTCGAGCACATGGGCGCCAAGACCCTGATCGCCCAGATCGAGGCGGGATTGCCCGGCCAGCCGCTCTACGACGCCAAGGTCAAGGTGCTCGGCGAGCAGGTGCGCCACCATGTCGAGGAAGAAGAGCAAGAGCTCTTCCCGGAGGTGCGCGCCACCGATCTCGATCTGGACGCGCTGGGCGCCAAGTTGGCGGCGCGCAAGGCCGAGCTGATGGCCGCGCTGGCTCCGCCGCCGCCCGCCGCCTGA
- a CDS encoding catalase gives MPNTPKTPKTPAPPIQAPDTTVGIETLVAPGGELHQQASDEATQLTTNQGVPIADNQNSLKAGARGPVLLQDFILREKIMHFDHERIPERVVHARGSAAHGFFECLEDLSDITTADFLQRPGERIPVFTRFSTVAGNKGSMDLARDVRGFAVKFYTQQGNFDLVGNNIPVFFIQDAIKFPDLIHAAKQDPDREFPQAQTAHDTFWDYISLTPESMHMIMWIMSDRTIPRSYRMMEGFGVHTFRLVNAAGQSTFVKFHWRPKLNSQSVVWDEAVKINGADPDFHRRDLWEAIDTGDFPEWEFCLQTFTQDQADALPFDVLDPTKIIPEEVIPLRVVGRMVLDRNPDNFFAETEQVAYCASHVVPGIDFTNDPLLQGRLFSYQDTQLKRLGSPNFHQIPINQPKCPFHNLQRDGHMQMSVPKGQVNYEPSSLGEDIKRESQASGYRTFPNPESGEQLRVRPETFADHYTQARLFFKSQTEPEQNHIVSALIFELSRCNVPRVRQAVLSRLINIDETLAARVAAGLGVRDPIVPAPAPIPAGDMEPSPALSILAKAVPGLVGRKIGALVTDGVDDALLAELKAAVAAAGAKLAIIAPTITGVVTAGGELVPADFRVDGGPSVLFDAVAILPSDAGGAALAEEATAVNFVRDAFGHLKVIAYLPSAAPLFVKGGLSDANPDADAGLINLPVKAIGDFIAAAEGGRIWGREPLVRKVF, from the coding sequence ATGCCCAACACGCCCAAGACCCCCAAGACGCCCGCGCCGCCGATCCAGGCGCCCGACACCACCGTCGGCATCGAGACCCTCGTCGCCCCTGGCGGCGAGCTGCATCAGCAGGCCAGCGACGAGGCCACCCAGCTGACCACCAACCAGGGCGTACCGATCGCCGACAACCAGAACTCGCTGAAGGCCGGGGCTCGGGGCCCGGTGCTGCTGCAGGACTTCATCCTGCGCGAGAAAATCATGCACTTCGACCACGAGCGCATCCCCGAGCGCGTGGTCCATGCGCGCGGCTCGGCCGCGCACGGTTTCTTCGAGTGCCTGGAGGATCTGTCGGACATCACCACCGCCGACTTCCTGCAGCGGCCGGGTGAGCGCATTCCGGTCTTCACGCGGTTCTCGACGGTGGCCGGCAACAAGGGCTCGATGGACCTGGCCCGCGACGTGCGCGGCTTCGCCGTCAAGTTCTATACCCAGCAAGGCAATTTCGATCTCGTCGGCAACAACATCCCGGTGTTCTTCATCCAGGACGCCATCAAGTTTCCCGACCTGATCCATGCGGCCAAGCAGGATCCCGACCGCGAGTTTCCCCAGGCCCAGACCGCCCACGACACGTTCTGGGACTACATCTCGCTGACGCCCGAGAGCATGCACATGATCATGTGGATCATGTCGGACCGGACGATCCCGCGCTCCTACCGGATGATGGAAGGCTTCGGCGTCCACACCTTCCGCCTGGTCAACGCGGCGGGTCAGAGCACCTTCGTGAAGTTTCACTGGCGGCCCAAGCTCAATTCTCAGTCGGTGGTCTGGGACGAAGCGGTCAAGATCAACGGCGCCGATCCGGACTTCCACCGTCGCGACCTGTGGGAAGCCATCGACACCGGCGACTTCCCCGAATGGGAGTTCTGCCTGCAAACCTTCACCCAGGACCAGGCCGACGCCCTGCCCTTCGACGTGCTGGATCCGACCAAGATCATCCCCGAGGAGGTCATTCCCCTGCGGGTGGTCGGCCGGATGGTGCTGGACCGCAACCCCGACAACTTCTTCGCCGAGACCGAGCAGGTCGCCTACTGCGCCTCGCACGTCGTGCCCGGCATCGACTTCACCAACGACCCGTTGTTGCAGGGGCGCCTGTTCTCCTACCAGGACACTCAGCTCAAGCGCCTGGGCTCGCCCAACTTCCATCAGATCCCGATCAACCAGCCCAAGTGCCCGTTCCACAATCTGCAGCGTGACGGCCACATGCAGATGAGCGTGCCCAAGGGCCAGGTGAACTACGAGCCCTCCAGCTTGGGTGAGGACATCAAGCGCGAGAGCCAGGCCAGCGGCTATCGCACCTTCCCCAATCCCGAGAGCGGCGAGCAACTGCGGGTCCGCCCGGAAACCTTCGCCGATCACTACACCCAAGCCCGTCTCTTCTTCAAAAGCCAGACCGAGCCAGAACAGAACCACATCGTCTCGGCCCTGATCTTCGAGCTGTCGCGCTGCAACGTGCCGCGCGTGCGCCAAGCGGTGCTCTCGCGCCTGATCAATATCGACGAGACCCTGGCCGCGCGGGTCGCCGCCGGTCTGGGCGTTCGCGATCCGATCGTCCCGGCGCCCGCGCCGATCCCGGCTGGCGACATGGAGCCCTCGCCCGCCCTCAGCATCCTGGCCAAGGCCGTCCCGGGCCTGGTCGGACGCAAGATCGGCGCGCTGGTGACCGACGGCGTTGACGACGCCTTGCTGGCCGAGCTGAAGGCGGCGGTCGCCGCGGCCGGCGCCAAGTTGGCGATCATCGCCCCGACCATCACCGGCGTCGTCACCGCCGGCGGTGAACTGGTGCCCGCCGACTTCCGCGTCGACGGCGGCCCGTCGGTCCTGTTCGACGCGGTGGCCATCCTGCCGTCGGACGCCGGCGGCGCGGCCCTGGCCGAGGAAGCCACGGCGGTGAACTTCGTGCGCGACGCCTTCGGCCACCTGAAGGTCATCGCCTACCTGCCCTCGGCCGCCCCGCTGTTCGTCAAGGGCGGGCTCTCCGACGCCAATCCAGACGCGGACGCCGGCCTGATCAACCTGCCCGTCAAGGCCATTGGCGACTTCATCGCCGCGGCCGAAGGCGGCCGGATCTGGGGCCGCGAGCCCCTGGTCCGAAAGGTCTTCTAG
- a CDS encoding alpha/beta fold hydrolase, whose translation MPLTVLARWTLSLASLAVLGASFYLLWSWWDGAWLVDAASVAHHLRQPWRLWTGLGLLAWSFLGRSPITWLLAKPDSDPTRPERGDHQMIASPTGSTLYVEISGPADAPPVILTHGWGLDSTIWYYLRRDLAKRFRVIVWDLPGLGRSRAASGKAIDLSHFAQDLKALLALTDGKPAVLVGHSIGGMTLQTLVRDHPEVLAGPVAGLVLVNTTYTNPLRTMVLSGLAQALRWPLLEPMFRLAIWLQPLAWLSAWQSYLSGSAHLANRLGFAGEVTRSQLEHNTLLATRNPPAALARGNLAMFRWDAHGALQGIAAPILILAGDSDLVTKREASQVLAQAAPAARLEVISNANHMGFLERSALYNRQIEAFCETAHAQAAADREPTRTQA comes from the coding sequence ATGCCCCTGACCGTCCTCGCACGCTGGACCCTGTCCCTGGCCTCCCTCGCCGTTCTGGGCGCCAGCTTCTATCTCCTTTGGTCGTGGTGGGACGGCGCATGGTTGGTGGACGCCGCCAGCGTGGCGCATCATCTGCGCCAGCCCTGGCGCCTGTGGACGGGCCTTGGACTCCTGGCCTGGTCGTTCCTTGGCCGCTCGCCAATCACCTGGCTGCTGGCCAAGCCCGACAGCGATCCGACCCGGCCCGAACGCGGCGATCATCAGATGATCGCCAGCCCGACGGGATCGACGCTCTATGTCGAGATCTCCGGTCCCGCCGACGCCCCGCCGGTGATCCTCACCCATGGCTGGGGCCTGGACAGCACCATCTGGTATTATCTGCGCCGTGACCTGGCCAAGCGCTTCCGGGTCATCGTCTGGGACCTGCCGGGCCTGGGTCGCTCGCGCGCCGCGAGCGGCAAGGCCATCGACCTTAGCCACTTCGCCCAGGACCTGAAGGCGCTGCTAGCCCTCACAGACGGCAAGCCCGCGGTGCTGGTGGGGCACAGCATCGGCGGCATGACGCTGCAGACCCTGGTGCGCGACCATCCAGAGGTCCTGGCTGGCCCCGTCGCGGGCCTGGTGCTGGTCAACACCACCTACACAAATCCTCTGCGCACCATGGTGCTGAGCGGCTTGGCCCAGGCGCTGCGATGGCCCTTGCTGGAGCCGATGTTCCGTTTGGCGATCTGGCTGCAACCCTTGGCCTGGCTCAGCGCGTGGCAGAGCTATCTGAGCGGCTCGGCTCACCTGGCCAATCGCCTGGGCTTCGCCGGAGAGGTCACGCGCAGCCAGCTTGAACACAACACCCTCCTGGCGACGCGCAATCCGCCGGCCGCCTTGGCGCGCGGCAACCTGGCGATGTTCCGATGGGACGCGCACGGCGCGCTCCAAGGCATCGCCGCGCCCATCCTGATCCTGGCCGGCGACAGCGATCTGGTCACCAAGCGCGAGGCCAGCCAGGTGTTGGCGCAGGCGGCGCCGGCCGCTCGCCTGGAGGTGATTTCCAACGCCAATCACATGGGCTTCCTGGAACGTTCAGCGCTTTACAATCGCCAGATCGAGGCCTTTTGCGAGACCGCCCACGCCCAGGCGGCGGCCGACCGCGAGCCCACCCGCACTCAGGCCTGA
- a CDS encoding glycoside hydrolase family 65 protein: protein MNQPINPPTVRGSGRRELPAYVSNGVIGLRVRELPLTSGMTLVSGFSGEHFERRIEAAAVAPYPIAGDIAIDGVWLSDVPHQAENLEQDYDFASGELTTRFEFRAEGRLAKVEVLTFCSRQDPTLVCQEVAVTLDGACALGLRAAIDAGGVDGRALRHSRQTPGEAEPATDGTLLWEAAGALSTCGLALVTQVLGAGDLQPERPPLRDHRLTSEYGLRARAGRTVRLRQIASVIPSAMHAMPDQQAARLAAKAGADGFDLIRKQNRLAWDELWKGRIRVTGASERWQGLIDAAVFYLNSSVHASSPASTSIFGLATWHDYHYYFGHVMWDIEAFAVPPLCVLQPHAAAALLAYRSEHLAGARRNAQIMGRRGLQFPWESAPASGEEAAPLPGSAAWHEDHVSLDVARAFALFADVTGDREFLRTRAWPVLSGVSQWIASRVTPTRDGYAINASMGIAERENPVDNAAFTNMGAVVVLREAVRVAQALGLEADPAWTTIAESLHIPMRGKAVISHDAYRTDEEKGATPDPLMGLFPFGFPLDADHERATLDLYLGLAQDYIGSPMLSALYGAWAARSGDRSLALKLMEDGYGAFCVGRFLQTLEYRADRFPEQPQAGPFFANIGGFLTGLLFGFTGLEPGPEDDPQSWSRRPANLPAGWTAIEVDRLWIRGRPMRLTARQGELAELRPVAGQVMALS from the coding sequence ATGAACCAGCCGATCAATCCACCGACCGTCCGCGGATCAGGGCGGCGCGAGCTTCCCGCCTACGTCAGTAACGGCGTGATCGGTCTGCGCGTGCGCGAGCTGCCGCTGACGTCCGGCATGACCTTGGTGAGCGGATTCAGCGGCGAGCATTTCGAGCGGCGGATCGAGGCGGCCGCCGTCGCGCCCTACCCCATCGCCGGCGACATCGCCATCGACGGGGTGTGGCTGTCGGACGTCCCGCACCAGGCGGAGAACCTTGAACAGGACTACGATTTCGCGTCAGGCGAACTCACGACGCGATTTGAATTTCGCGCCGAGGGCCGCTTGGCCAAGGTCGAGGTCTTGACCTTCTGCAGTCGGCAGGATCCGACGCTCGTCTGCCAAGAGGTCGCCGTTACGCTCGACGGCGCCTGCGCCTTGGGCCTGCGCGCCGCCATCGACGCGGGCGGGGTCGATGGCCGGGCGCTGCGCCACAGCCGCCAGACACCCGGTGAAGCCGAGCCGGCCACGGATGGAACCCTGCTTTGGGAGGCGGCCGGCGCCCTGTCCACCTGCGGCCTGGCGCTGGTCACCCAGGTGCTCGGCGCCGGCGATCTGCAACCCGAACGGCCGCCGCTGCGCGACCACCGCCTGACGAGCGAATATGGCCTGCGCGCCCGTGCCGGACGCACGGTGCGCTTGCGTCAGATCGCGTCGGTTATCCCCAGCGCCATGCACGCCATGCCCGATCAACAGGCCGCGCGCCTGGCGGCCAAGGCTGGCGCGGATGGGTTCGACCTTATTCGCAAGCAAAACCGGTTGGCCTGGGACGAGCTCTGGAAGGGGCGCATCCGGGTGACGGGGGCCAGCGAGCGCTGGCAAGGCCTCATCGATGCGGCCGTCTTCTATCTCAACAGCTCGGTCCACGCCTCCTCGCCCGCTTCGACCTCGATCTTTGGCTTGGCGACCTGGCACGACTATCACTACTATTTTGGCCATGTGATGTGGGACATCGAGGCCTTCGCCGTTCCCCCGCTTTGCGTCCTCCAGCCCCACGCGGCCGCCGCCCTTCTGGCCTACCGCAGCGAGCATCTGGCCGGAGCCCGGCGCAACGCCCAGATCATGGGCCGCCGGGGGCTGCAGTTTCCCTGGGAGAGCGCCCCGGCCAGCGGCGAGGAAGCCGCGCCCCTGCCCGGCTCGGCCGCCTGGCACGAGGATCACGTCTCGCTCGACGTCGCCCGGGCTTTCGCCCTCTTCGCCGATGTCACCGGCGATCGCGAGTTTCTGCGCACCCGCGCCTGGCCGGTGCTGTCGGGCGTCAGCCAGTGGATCGCCAGCCGGGTGACCCCGACGCGCGACGGCTATGCGATCAACGCCTCCATGGGCATCGCCGAGCGGGAAAATCCGGTCGACAACGCCGCCTTCACCAACATGGGGGCGGTGGTGGTGCTGCGCGAGGCCGTGCGGGTGGCCCAGGCCCTGGGCCTGGAAGCCGATCCTGCCTGGACGACGATCGCCGAGAGCCTGCACATCCCGATGCGTGGTAAGGCCGTGATCTCGCATGACGCCTACCGGACAGACGAGGAGAAGGGCGCCACGCCCGACCCCCTGATGGGCCTCTTCCCGTTCGGCTTTCCGCTCGACGCCGATCACGAGCGCGCGACGCTGGATCTCTATCTTGGCCTGGCCCAGGACTATATCGGCAGCCCGATGCTGTCGGCGCTCTACGGCGCCTGGGCGGCGCGGTCGGGCGACCGGTCGCTGGCGCTGAAGCTGATGGAGGACGGCTATGGCGCGTTTTGCGTCGGCAGGTTCCTGCAGACGCTGGAGTACAGGGCCGACCGTTTTCCCGAGCAACCGCAGGCCGGGCCGTTCTTCGCCAATATCGGCGGGTTTCTGACCGGACTGCTGTTTGGATTCACGGGCCTGGAACCGGGCCCGGAAGACGACCCGCAAAGCTGGTCCCGGCGTCCGGCCAACCTTCCGGCCGGCTGGACCGCGATCGAGGTCGATCGCCTGTGGATCCGCGGCCGGCCCATGCGCCTGACCGCGCGCCAGGGGGAACTCGCCGAGTTGAGACCCGTTGCGGGCCAGGTCATGGCGTTGTCCTGA
- a CDS encoding DUF4142 domain-containing protein, translating into MMHRGVMVAGLAGLLLTACGPKPGEQRAEGQKNEPVNIAQDVAAAATGVATGAAGALDTEAFVKDAAIGGLYEIESSKLALKRSLNPDVKAAAQMIIDDHSAADAKLKALVAAGKAPGPLPAALDERRKGMLDNLTGAAAKDFDDRYLDQQTMAHHEALLAFNGYAKAGDNAEVKAFAAQTAPKLEHHAQMVTKLDRSTNADDEAGAGTAAKTNALGKAADKTKS; encoded by the coding sequence ATGATGCACCGTGGAGTGATGGTCGCGGGCCTGGCCGGCCTGTTGCTGACCGCCTGTGGGCCAAAACCGGGCGAACAGCGCGCCGAGGGACAGAAGAACGAACCGGTCAATATCGCCCAGGACGTGGCCGCCGCGGCCACGGGCGTGGCGACCGGGGCGGCGGGCGCCTTGGACACCGAGGCTTTCGTCAAGGATGCGGCGATCGGCGGGCTCTATGAGATCGAGTCCAGCAAGCTCGCCTTGAAGCGTTCGCTAAACCCCGACGTCAAGGCGGCGGCCCAGATGATCATCGACGATCACAGCGCGGCCGACGCCAAGCTCAAGGCCCTGGTGGCGGCCGGCAAGGCGCCAGGTCCGCTTCCGGCGGCATTGGACGAGCGTCGCAAGGGCATGCTGGACAACCTCACCGGCGCGGCGGCCAAGGACTTCGACGACCGCTATCTTGATCAGCAGACCATGGCGCACCACGAGGCCCTCTTGGCCTTCAACGGTTACGCCAAGGCCGGCGACAACGCCGAGGTCAAGGCGTTCGCGGCGCAGACGGCTCCCAAGCTCGAGCACCACGCCCAGATGGTGACCAAGCTGGACCGGTCGACCAACGCCGATGATGAGGCCGGAGCCGGCACGGCGGCCAAGACCAACGCCTTGGGCAAGGCGGCCGACAAGACGAAGTCCTAG
- a CDS encoding GlsB/YeaQ/YmgE family stress response membrane protein — translation MSILAWVVLGLVAGFIASKLVSRTGGSLVLDLVLGIVGAVVGGFLFNQFGSAGVTGFNLYSLLVATIGAVVVLWIYHLLAGRRAL, via the coding sequence TTGTCCATTCTGGCTTGGGTCGTTCTTGGCCTTGTCGCGGGATTTATCGCCAGCAAGCTGGTCAGCCGCACGGGCGGCAGCCTGGTCCTCGACCTCGTTCTGGGCATCGTTGGCGCGGTGGTCGGCGGGTTCCTGTTCAACCAGTTCGGCAGCGCCGGCGTGACCGGCTTCAATCTCTACAGCCTGCTGGTGGCCACGATCGGCGCGGTGGTCGTGCTGTGGATCTACCACCTGCTGGCGGGCCGACGCGCGCTCTAG
- a CDS encoding DUF5961 family protein produces the protein MTQAANDDRRFSVHARHAGPHHARIVQEPSFEAAAVAYVEDLAIAPDDGGEISVVVRDLDTHHEHCFRIDLETGETAACG, from the coding sequence ATGACCCAGGCCGCCAACGACGATCGCCGTTTCAGCGTCCACGCCCGACACGCCGGGCCCCATCACGCGCGCATCGTCCAGGAACCGAGTTTCGAGGCCGCAGCGGTGGCCTATGTCGAGGACCTGGCCATCGCGCCCGATGACGGCGGCGAGATCAGCGTCGTCGTGCGCGACCTGGACACCCACCACGAGCACTGCTTCCGCATCGACCTGGAAACCGGCGAAACGGCGGCCTGCGGATAG
- a CDS encoding Ku protein has product MAYRPTWQGHLRLSLVTCPVALYTATNAGGEVHFNLINPKTNNRIKMITTDPDTGPIERADLVKGYEVSKGEYILLSQDEINSVKLESTKTIDIEKFVPAEDIDRVYWDNPYYLVPDGKLAQEAFAVIRESMARAGQIGIGRVVMSSRERIVALEPRGKGILAYTLRTDAEVRKEDEIFGGISDKDPDPQMIAIAQKIIEQQEGPFDPSQFVDRYEEALKELIAAKQKGHKVAKVEEPEDTNVIDLMAALRASLSAKDAPAAKAPAKAGAKAKAAEKPAAKTKAKAPAKTAHKKAS; this is encoded by the coding sequence ATGGCATACCGCCCGACCTGGCAAGGACATCTTCGGCTCTCGCTCGTGACCTGCCCGGTGGCGCTCTATACGGCCACCAATGCCGGGGGCGAGGTCCATTTCAACCTGATCAATCCCAAGACCAACAACCGCATCAAGATGATCACGACCGACCCCGACACAGGGCCGATCGAGCGCGCCGACCTGGTCAAGGGCTATGAGGTCTCCAAGGGCGAATACATCCTGCTGAGCCAGGACGAGATCAACAGCGTCAAGCTGGAGAGCACCAAGACCATCGACATCGAGAAGTTCGTGCCCGCCGAGGACATCGACCGGGTCTATTGGGACAATCCCTATTATCTGGTCCCCGACGGCAAGCTGGCCCAAGAGGCCTTCGCGGTGATCCGGGAGTCCATGGCCAGGGCCGGCCAGATCGGTATCGGGCGGGTGGTGATGTCCAGCCGTGAGCGCATCGTGGCCCTGGAGCCGCGCGGCAAGGGCATCCTGGCCTATACCCTGCGGACCGACGCGGAGGTGCGCAAGGAGGACGAGATCTTCGGCGGGATCAGCGACAAGGATCCCGATCCTCAAATGATCGCCATCGCCCAGAAGATCATCGAGCAGCAGGAAGGCCCATTCGATCCGTCCCAGTTCGTGGACCGCTATGAGGAAGCGCTCAAGGAGCTGATCGCCGCCAAGCAGAAGGGCCACAAGGTCGCCAAGGTCGAAGAACCCGAAGACACCAATGTCATCGACCTGATGGCCGCCTTGCGCGCCAGTCTGTCGGCCAAGGACGCGCCGGCCGCCAAGGCCCCGGCGAAGGCCGGCGCGAAGGCCAAGGCCGCCGAGAAGCCCGCCGCCAAGACCAAAGCCAAGGCTCCCGCCAAGACCGCGCACAAGAAGGCGAGCTAG
- a CDS encoding cell envelope biogenesis protein TolA, with translation MAKAPARRLKVFQAQFGFHDSVVAAPSQVAALAAWGIRQNLFAEGRAKVTDDPDAVAAALAHPEIPLRRAVGSDDPFSLEPGLPQAPAGPSRPKPRLKLVAKEAAPPPAPAFKPPPDRSGLAAAEQRLTALNTERLAEEGELQRRRDALEADALAARQRWAKARKAAQDELDKARRDYRANGGEA, from the coding sequence ATGGCTAAGGCGCCGGCGCGACGCCTGAAGGTTTTCCAGGCCCAGTTCGGCTTCCATGACTCGGTGGTCGCCGCGCCCAGCCAGGTCGCGGCCTTGGCCGCCTGGGGCATCCGCCAGAACCTCTTCGCCGAGGGCCGAGCCAAGGTGACCGACGATCCTGACGCGGTCGCCGCGGCCTTGGCGCATCCGGAGATCCCGTTGCGTCGGGCCGTGGGATCGGACGACCCCTTCAGCCTGGAGCCGGGGCTGCCCCAGGCGCCGGCCGGGCCTTCGCGTCCCAAGCCACGGCTGAAACTGGTGGCCAAGGAAGCTGCGCCGCCACCCGCGCCAGCCTTCAAGCCGCCGCCCGACCGCTCAGGCCTCGCCGCCGCCGAGCAGCGGCTCACGGCCCTCAACACCGAGCGCCTGGCCGAAGAGGGGGAACTCCAGCGCCGTCGCGACGCGCTGGAAGCCGACGCCCTGGCCGCGCGACAGCGCTGGGCCAAGGCGCGAAAAGCGGCGCAAGACGAACTGGACAAGGCGCGGCGGGACTATCGCGCGAACGGCGGAGAGGCCTAG